The Sphingomonas sanguinis nucleotide sequence CGCCATCGGCCCGTTGAACGCCCCGTCCAGCGGGGCGAACAGCATCGGATCGGGCGAGACACGGGCAAAACCGGCCTGAACCACCGCGGTCGGACTGGCCGCCTGCCGCGCGGTCGCACCGACCATCAGCACGGCCAGGTCCGGCGGCAGCACCGTCAGTTCGGTATCCCGATCGAAACGGTTGAAACTCAGATCCAAAAGCGCGGTCCAATCCCGGTGGGTGAGCGACCTTCTTATCGGCGGGATATGAAAGCCGGGTAAAGGCCGGAAAGCATTCTGGCTTTTTTAACCGAGCCATGCGGCTTTCCGCCTCTCATGCGCCGACGAAGACACGGCAATTTCCGCCTTTTTGCAAGACGCCCGCGAAAGGCGTATGGAGGTCGGCATGGAGCAGATGGTGGATTTTCAGCTTGGGGGCGATCCCCGAGCCAAGCGGATCGTGGTCGCGATGTCGGGCGGCGTCGACAGCTCGGTCGTGGCCGCGCTTGCCCATGCCACGGGGGCCGAGACGATCGGCGTCACCCTGCAACTCTATGACCATGGCGAGGCGGTGGGCCGCGCGGGCGCGTGCTGCGCGGGCCGCGACATCCGCGACGCGCGCGCCGTGTGCGATCGCCTCGGCATCGCGCATTACGTCTTCGACCATGAGGACAGTTTCCGGACGCAGGTGGTCGATCGCTTCGCCGATGAATATCTGGCCGGACGCACCCCAATCCCCTGCGTCCAGTGCAATATGGGGCCGAAATTCACCGATTTGCTTAAGCTCGCGCGCGACCTGGGCGCCGACTGTCTGGCGACGGGCCATTATGTCCGTCGGGTCGAGGGCATGAACGGCGCGGAGCTGCATCGCGGTGCCGATCCGGCACGCGACCAGAGCTATTTCCTGTTCGCCACCACGCAGGGCCAGCTCGACTTCCTCCGCTTCCCGCTCGGCGCGCTGCCGAAGTCGCGGGTGCGCGAGATCGCGGCCGAACTGGGTCTGGGCGTTGCGGCCAAGCCCGACAGCCAGGACATCTGCTTCGTCCCCGATGGCGACTATGCGGGCCTCGTCAAAAAATTGCGTCCGGAAGCGGATACGCGCGGCGATATCGTCGATCTGTCGGGCGAGAAGCTCGGCGAGCATCGCGGCCTGATCCATTATACGGTCGGTCAGCGGCGCGGGCTGGAGATCGGCGGCAGCCCGGAGCCGCTCTATGTCGTGCGGCTGGAGCCAGACACCAAACGCGTCGTCGTCGGCCCGCGCATCGCACTGGCGGTGGAGGCGGCGCGGCTGACGGGCATGAACATCCTCGGCCCGCTGGACGGCCCGCTCTTCGCCAAGGTGCGCTCGATGGCCAAGCCGGTGCCTGCCCGCATGGTCGGCGACCGGCTGGTCTTCGATGCGCCCGAATATGGCGTGTCGCCCGGCCAGGCGGCGGTGCTCTATGACGGCGACCGGGTGCTGGGCGGCGGCTGGATCGCCGAGACCGAGGCGGCACGCATCGCCGCCTGAGGCGTTGATCCGGGCATGACCGCCCTGACCATCGAAGAGCTGCGCCGCCAGATGGAAGCCGCCGCCGAACGCCTCGACTTCGAGGAGGCGCGGGCTTTACGCGACCGCATCAACCTGATGCGCGGCGGCGCGGAGGACGCGGGCGTCGACACCAGCGGCCTGACCCGCCAGCAACCGGGCGCCATGGGCCTGGGCACCAGCCAGTCGCGCCCCGAACGCCCCGAAGGCTGGGTGCCGCCGAAGAAGCCCGATCCGATGACCAAGGGGCGTGGGCGGCGGCAGGGTTAGGGCTTCCCATCAGCCATAACTACTACCCGAACACCGAAAACATCGGCACATGCTCGCGCCGATATTCCCGATCAAAGGCCGTTTCAGGATTTACGCACCACATTTGTGGCGCGCAGCTCGGCATATTCATAGTCCAAATCGGCGGCCAATGCCTCTCGCGCCGTATGGATCAAATCCTGTCCCGTATAATTGGCCGGCAGCAAGACAACGGCGTGTGCCTTGTCGCCCTTTCCATCAGTGATCGGCGATACGGGCAGCGCCGGCGTACGCGATTGCTGGAGCTTGGCGAAACGGCGAACGCCGTCTACCGGACCCGACACCGTCAGCCTCCGGCTTGTAACGCTCGTTGAAGCCAAGACTTTTTCGTCGCGGTTACAACCGGCCAGGCCAAATGCTACCAAACACAGTGACATTATAATGACTTGGCGCATATAGCTTCCCCAGCAAATCAACTACTCGCAGTATGACGAAACACCTTCGAAACGACAATAGAGAACCTGCTTAAAACAAACCTCTATTATCAATTATTTAAATTGCCGACGATATCCGGCGTACTAGCACATCGTTTGTCCTACAGCACCGTCCCCGCCAAGTATCCGATCACCGCCACCTTGGCGAGCGCGCCCCATATCCACATACGTACACCGCCGCGCCGCTTGCTCGCCCCGCCCGTGCGTGTGACAGATGGCGGTCAGTTCCGCTTCGTCGGCGACCGGATCGGCGGTGAGTTCGTCGCGTTCGTGTGCCACGTCCGCCACCTCCAGATCAGTCTGCGAACGGACCGCAATATGTTCGCCCGCCGCCATCGAAAAGGCACCCGCGACCAACCCTGCCAGTCCGGCGATCAGGATGCCGGACGATCCGCGCCGCTGGCTGTGACGCCGACCACCAGGTTCGCGGTCGACAACAGACCGTCATTGGCGCCCTGCACTGCCGCGCGCAGCCAGCCCGTGTGGCCGATCAGGTGGCAGTCGCGATGAAACCCCTCACCCCCGCACCGCGAACGCCCCGCGATATTCCAGCTTCACCGCCCCGATGACCGCCCGCGTTACCGGCAGCGTCACCTCATACGCCCCCTCGGCGTAGGAGCCCGCGACATAGGGATCGGCGATCAGCCCGATCCGGTCGATCGCGCGGCCATTGGTCGAACCGAGCAGCAATGTCAGGTCCTTGACCGGCGGACAGGCGTTCATCGACGATACCTCGCCCTGATTGCGCTTCAACTGCTCGGCCTTGAGCCTGGCGCAATAGTCGGTGCGGATCGCCGTCTGGAGCGCGGGCAGCGACGTGAACACCGCCTTGGGGTCCAGCCGCCGCCCCGCCGCCTTGTCCCATACCAGCCCATAGGAAGCAGGCGAGCCGTGCGCGCCGCCGGTGAAGTTATAGCTGTTACCCGACAGGCTCAGGAAGCGCGGCGTGTCGGTGACGACCTTCCATGTCTTGTCGAAGGAATAGCGGTTATAGGGAAAGCCCGATTGCCGGGCATCGCGACGTGCGGCGGCACCGTCGTGCGCGGTCTTCGCCTGGATGCGTCCGCGCTCGGCATCGAGCCATGACTTCAGTCCCGCGATGCGCCCAGCGGCGGCGGGATAGGCGTAGCTGAATTCATAGTCGGCAGTCTTCGCCTCGCGCGTCACGACCTGCGCCATCGCCGGACCGGCAGCACCGAGCAAAGCCAGTGCGATCATCACCTTACACATCATCCGTCTCCCCTCGACGCCGCCAATCTGGATCAGACGGGCTGTACGGACGATGACTGGCGGAGTTCCGCTTGCCCGACCGTCGATGCGAACATATATCGAACACATGGCGCAACTCGATACCCGTGAGAAGCTGGCGATCCTGGCGGATGCCGCCAAATATGACGCTTCCTGCGCGTCGTCGGGCACGTCGAAACGTAACAGCCGCGACGGCAAGGGGATCGGCTCGACCGAGGGCATGGGAATCTGCCACGCCTATGCACCCGATGGCCGCTGTATCTCGCTGTTGAAGATCCTGCTGACCAACAGCTGCATCTTCGACTGCCATTACTGCATCAATCGCAAGTCCTCGAACGTCCGCCGCGCGCGCTTCACCGCGCAGGAGGTGGTGAACCTGACGCTGGCCTTCTATCGGCGCAATTATATCGAGGGGCTGTTCCTTTCTTCGGGCATCATCAAGTCGTCCAACTATACGATGGAGCAGATCGTCGAGGTCGCGCGGTCCCTGCGCGAGGATCATGGCTTTCGCGGCTATATCCATCTGAAGACGATCCCCGATGCCGATCCCGAGCTGGTGCGGCTGGCCGGGGTGCATGCCGACCGCGTGTCGATCAATGTCGAGCTACCCACGGAGGGCGGTCTCCGCCGCCTCGCGCCCGAAAAGGATGCGGGCCGGATCGAAGGCGCGATGGCTGATGTGAAGACCGCGATCGAGGATCGCACCGATGCGGCGAAGAAGTACAAGTCCGCGCCCGGCTTCGCGCCCGCCGGCCAGTCGACCCAGATGATCGTCGGCGCGGATGCCGCGACCGACCGCGATATCGTCGGTCGTGCCGCAACCCTGTACGACCGCTTCCGCCTGCGTCGCGTCTATTATTCGGCGTTCAGCCCGATCCCCGACGCCTCGGCCGTGCTGCCGCTGCAACGGCCACCGCTGATGCGCGAGCATCGGCTGTATCAGTCCGACTGGCTGATGCGCTTCTACGACTATCGCCCCAATGAAGTGGCGGCGGCCGCGGACGAAGCGACGGGGATGCTGCCGCTCGACATCGATCCCAAGCTCGCCTGGGCTTTGAAATTCCGCCAGAATTTTCCGGTCGATGTGAACCGCGCCCCGCGTGAAATGCTGTTGCGCGTTCCCGGCCTGGGCGTGAAGGCGGTGGACCGGATCATCGCCACCCGCAAATGGCGCAAGCTGAGGCTGGAGGATGTCGGGCGGCTGACCGTCTCGATCACCAAGCTGCGCCCCTTCCTGATCGCGGAGGACTGGCGCCCGGTGGCGCTGGCCGAGCGGGCGGACCTGAAACCGTTGATCAAGCCTAGCGCCAAGCAGCTTGAGCTGTTCGGCTGAGTACACTTGATTCCATGAGAGTGATTCGCGGGTGAAACGCGCGTCATCTTGCGCCGTTGGGCCATGCGAAGGAGACGATCATGGCCACCGCCGAAATCTATGCCGATCTGAAGCGCGACCACGACAAGCAGCGCGAGATGCTGAAGGAACTCGCCGAGCTGAAGGGCGACGGCGCCAAGCGCAAGAAGCTGTTCGAAGCGTTCCGTATCGAGATTCAAAGCCATGCCGCCGCCGAGGAAGAGTCGCTCTACGCCACCATGCTGGGCGAGCCCGAGCTGCGCGACGATGCGCGCCACTCGGTGTCCGAGCATAAGGAGATCGACGATCTATTGGGCGAAATGATGGACCTCGACTTCGCGTCGGACGAGTGGGAGTCCAAATTCTTCCATATGCGCCATCGCTACGAGCATCATATCGACGAGGAAGAGGAAGAGATGTTCCCCGCCGCCGAGAAGGAACTCGACGACGCCACCGAGCAGAAGCTGGCGGAGATTTACGAAGAGCGCAAACCCATCGAAGCGAAGGAAGCCAAGGCCAACCCGCCCGGTGCGGACGAGCGCGATTGATTTTGAGCGCTACATTCCTCCCCTTACAGGGGAGGTGGCAGGCCGAAGGCCTGACGGAGGGGTGTAACCGGTCGCGAGCGAAGCCTGCCCTCGCAGCCGGGGATACCCCTCCACCAGCTTCGCTGGTCCCCCTCCCCTTGCAGGGGAGGAACGTCGCGAACCCATGCGCATCATAACCCTGCCCGCCCCCGACGATTTCGACGCGTGGCGCGACGCCGCACGCGGGCTGATCGCCGACAGCGTCCCACCCGATCAGGTCGTGTGGCAGGTCGGCGACCAGCCCGCCGACCTGTTCGGTGCGGTCGGCGACGACACGCCGACCACCGCCACCCCCCGCTTCAACGTCTCCCGCGCGTTCATCGACCTCGCGCGCAGCGTCATCCTGTCCAACGGCCCGGAGCGGTTCGCGCTACTCCACACCGCGCTCGACCGATTGCGCGCGCAGCCGCGGCTGATCGAGGATCAGGCCGACCCGCTGATCCGCCGCCTCGACCGGCTGGCCAAGGCCGTGCGGCGCGACATTCACAAGATGCGCGCGTTCCTGCGCTTTCGCGAGACCGAGGATGACGACGGCCCGCGCTATGTCGCCTGGTTCGAGCCCGAGCATCATATCGTGCGCGCCAATGCGGCGTTCTTCGTCAACCGCTTCACCACGATGCGCTGGTCGATCCTGACGCCCGAGGTGTCGCTCCACTGGGACGGCAAGACGCTCACCGAAGGTCCCGGCGCGAGCAGGGCCGACGCGCCCGAGGGCGATCCGACCGAGGCGGTGTGGAAGACCTATTATGCCAGCATCTTCAATCCCGCCCGCGTGAAGATCGGCGCGATGCTCAAGGAGATGCCGCGCAAATACTGGAAAAACATGCCGGAAACCGCGTTGGTCTCCGAATTGATCGCGGGCGCGCAGGCGCGGGAGACGGGTATGATCGCAACGGCCAAGACGGATGTGCGGACCGGGCGCGGCGGCAATGCGCAGGCTGCGTGGGCGGCGCTCAGGGACGAGGCGATGACCTGCACCCGCTGTCCGCTCTACGCTCCCGCGACCCAGACGGTATTCGGCGAAGGCCCGGTCGACGCGCCCCTGATGTTCGTCGGCGAACAGCCCGGCGACCAGGAGGATCTGGCGGGCCATCCCTTTGTCGGCCCCGCCGGACAGGTGTTCGACCGCGCGGTGGCGGAAGCCGGGATCGACCGGGCGACGGCCTATGTCACCAACGCGGTCAAGCATTTCAAGTTCGAGCCGCGCGGCAAGCGCCGCATCCACAGCTCGCCCAATGCTGGCGAAATCCAGGCCTGTCGCTGGTGGGTCGAACAGGAACGCCTGCTGATCCAGCCTCGGGTGACGGTCGCGCTGGGGGCGACGGCAGCGCGGTCGCTGTTCGGCAAGGTCATGACGATCGGCCGCGAACGCGGCAAGGCTCTGACGCTGCCCGATGGCGGCATGGCCTTCATCACGGTGCATCCGAGCTATCTGCTCCGCCTGCCCGATCCGGCGGCAAAGGAGGTCGAATATGCGCGGTTCGTCGAGGATCTGAAGCTGGCGGCGCAGGCAGTCAGTTAAGTTGGGCCGACCCGCCGCCCGTGTCGATTCGTGCTATGGGGACTGATGGCTTCGTCATCCCTCGAGCAGTCTTGGTCGTCCCTCTGGATGAAACGTTTCTCCCGTCAGGAGCCGCGACTGCGGTTCGATTTGGGCGGTGACGGATGGGATGGTGATGATCATCCGATCCCACGATTTCTGCAGGCCTTCCGCCGCGCTATCGCTATAGCCGACGCGCTTTTTCAGAACGGATGCCATGCCGTCGTCGCCTCGGTCGATGATGCGGCGAATCCCGCCGACCCGCACCATGTGCCGTCTGCGGCCGCGTTCGCGACTTTGCGGGCAAGCGGATTCCAGGCCGCCTATACGAGCGAGTGGCAAAGCGTCCTCTATCACGAC carries:
- a CDS encoding putative DNA modification/repair radical SAM protein, encoding MAQLDTREKLAILADAAKYDASCASSGTSKRNSRDGKGIGSTEGMGICHAYAPDGRCISLLKILLTNSCIFDCHYCINRKSSNVRRARFTAQEVVNLTLAFYRRNYIEGLFLSSGIIKSSNYTMEQIVEVARSLREDHGFRGYIHLKTIPDADPELVRLAGVHADRVSINVELPTEGGLRRLAPEKDAGRIEGAMADVKTAIEDRTDAAKKYKSAPGFAPAGQSTQMIVGADAATDRDIVGRAATLYDRFRLRRVYYSAFSPIPDASAVLPLQRPPLMREHRLYQSDWLMRFYDYRPNEVAAAADEATGMLPLDIDPKLAWALKFRQNFPVDVNRAPREMLLRVPGLGVKAVDRIIATRKWRKLRLEDVGRLTVSITKLRPFLIAEDWRPVALAERADLKPLIKPSAKQLELFG
- a CDS encoding VIT1/CCC1 transporter family protein, whose translation is MAAGEHIAVRSQTDLEVADVAHERDELTADPVADEAELTAICHTHGRGEQAARRCTYVDMGRARQGGGDRILGGDGAVGQTMC
- a CDS encoding UvrB/UvrC motif-containing protein, which translates into the protein MTALTIEELRRQMEAAAERLDFEEARALRDRINLMRGGAEDAGVDTSGLTRQQPGAMGLGTSQSRPERPEGWVPPKKPDPMTKGRGRRQG
- a CDS encoding DUF4163 domain-containing protein; the encoded protein is MCKVMIALALLGAAGPAMAQVVTREAKTADYEFSYAYPAAAGRIAGLKSWLDAERGRIQAKTAHDGAAARRDARQSGFPYNRYSFDKTWKVVTDTPRFLSLSGNSYNFTGGAHGSPASYGLVWDKAAGRRLDPKAVFTSLPALQTAIRTDYCARLKAEQLKRNQGEVSSMNACPPVKDLTLLLGSTNGRAIDRIGLIADPYVAGSYAEGAYEVTLPVTRAVIGAVKLEYRGAFAVRG
- a CDS encoding hemerythrin domain-containing protein, yielding MATAEIYADLKRDHDKQREMLKELAELKGDGAKRKKLFEAFRIEIQSHAAAEEESLYATMLGEPELRDDARHSVSEHKEIDDLLGEMMDLDFASDEWESKFFHMRHRYEHHIDEEEEEMFPAAEKELDDATEQKLAEIYEERKPIEAKEAKANPPGADERD
- a CDS encoding UdgX family uracil-DNA binding protein (This protein belongs to the uracil DNA glycosylase superfamily, members of which act in excision repair of DNA. However, it belongs more specifically to UdgX branch, whose founding member was found to bind uracil in DNA (where it does not belong), without cleaving it, appears to promote DNA repair by a pathway involving RecA, rather than base excision.) codes for the protein MRIITLPAPDDFDAWRDAARGLIADSVPPDQVVWQVGDQPADLFGAVGDDTPTTATPRFNVSRAFIDLARSVILSNGPERFALLHTALDRLRAQPRLIEDQADPLIRRLDRLAKAVRRDIHKMRAFLRFRETEDDDGPRYVAWFEPEHHIVRANAAFFVNRFTTMRWSILTPEVSLHWDGKTLTEGPGASRADAPEGDPTEAVWKTYYASIFNPARVKIGAMLKEMPRKYWKNMPETALVSELIAGAQARETGMIATAKTDVRTGRGGNAQAAWAALRDEAMTCTRCPLYAPATQTVFGEGPVDAPLMFVGEQPGDQEDLAGHPFVGPAGQVFDRAVAEAGIDRATAYVTNAVKHFKFEPRGKRRIHSSPNAGEIQACRWWVEQERLLIQPRVTVALGATAARSLFGKVMTIGRERGKALTLPDGGMAFITVHPSYLLRLPDPAAKEVEYARFVEDLKLAAQAVS
- the mnmA gene encoding tRNA 2-thiouridine(34) synthase MnmA — protein: MEQMVDFQLGGDPRAKRIVVAMSGGVDSSVVAALAHATGAETIGVTLQLYDHGEAVGRAGACCAGRDIRDARAVCDRLGIAHYVFDHEDSFRTQVVDRFADEYLAGRTPIPCVQCNMGPKFTDLLKLARDLGADCLATGHYVRRVEGMNGAELHRGADPARDQSYFLFATTQGQLDFLRFPLGALPKSRVREIAAELGLGVAAKPDSQDICFVPDGDYAGLVKKLRPEADTRGDIVDLSGEKLGEHRGLIHYTVGQRRGLEIGGSPEPLYVVRLEPDTKRVVVGPRIALAVEAARLTGMNILGPLDGPLFAKVRSMAKPVPARMVGDRLVFDAPEYGVSPGQAAVLYDGDRVLGGGWIAETEAARIAA